In Zea mays cultivar B73 chromosome 7, Zm-B73-REFERENCE-NAM-5.0, whole genome shotgun sequence, the following proteins share a genomic window:
- the LOC100284193 gene encoding uncharacterized protein LOC100284193, with protein MEEDGGSGSDSMEFVAGAETSAGAGTNAGRNRGVGAGTSVGGGGGTKLPHVLQKSFGEVQGILEHNRVLIQEISQNQETRDADGLSRNVALIRELNTNIARVVDLYGDMSGSFARAVAAKKDAAGDKSGPKRPRSAGAGGQQQ; from the coding sequence ATGGAGGAGGACGGCGGCTCCGGCAGCGATAGCATGGAGTTCGTCGCGGGAGCGGAGACTAGCGCTGGCGCAGGCACAAACGCCGGCAGGAACCGCGGCGTGGGTGCAGGGACCAGCgtaggcggtggcggcggcacgAAGCTGCCGCATGTGCTGCAAAAGAGTTTCGGCGAGGTGCAAGGGATTCTGGAGCACAACCGCGTCCTGATTCAGGAGATCAGCCAGAACCAGGAGACGCGCGACGCGGACGGTCTCAGCCGCAACGTGGCGCTAATCCGGGAGCTCAACACTAATATCGCCCGCGTCGTGGACCTCTACGGCGACATGTCAGGGTCCTTCGCCCGCGCCGTCGCCGCCAAGAAAGACGCCGCAGGCGACAAGTCGGGCCCTAAGAGGCCCCGCTCCGCCGGCGCTGGAGGGCAGCAGCAGTAG